One window of Chroococcidiopsis sp. TS-821 genomic DNA carries:
- the cysK gene encoding cysteine synthase A, whose product MRIAQDITQLVGRTPLVQLNRIPQSEGCVGRIVVKLEGMNPAASVKDRIGVSMVAAAEEAGLIEPGKTVLVEPTSGNTGIALAMVAAAKGYRLIVTMPDTMSIERQTMLKAYGVELILTPGSEGMRGAIARAEKIAAKTPHSFMPQQFRNPANPKIHRETTAEEIWADTDGEVDILVAGVGTGGTLTGVAEVIKARKPSFQAIAVEPIASPVLSGGNPGGHKIQGIGAGFIPEILRTDLIDEIITVKDDDAMNYGRRLAREEGLLSGISSGAALAAAIRVAKRPENEGKLIVMIQPSFGERYLSTAMFREDLAETPALAGIGADK is encoded by the coding sequence ATGCGAATTGCTCAAGATATTACTCAGTTAGTCGGTCGAACACCATTAGTACAACTCAATCGCATTCCACAATCAGAAGGATGTGTGGGACGAATCGTCGTCAAGCTAGAAGGAATGAATCCCGCGGCTTCTGTCAAAGACCGTATCGGTGTCAGTATGGTCGCAGCCGCCGAGGAAGCAGGTTTAATTGAGCCTGGAAAAACTGTCTTAGTCGAGCCGACTTCGGGTAACACAGGTATTGCTTTGGCAATGGTCGCAGCGGCTAAAGGTTATCGGTTAATTGTGACAATGCCGGATACGATGAGCATTGAACGGCAAACGATGCTCAAAGCTTATGGTGTGGAATTGATTCTGACACCTGGTTCGGAAGGAATGCGTGGCGCGATCGCGCGTGCAGAAAAAATTGCGGCAAAAACTCCGCATTCATTTATGCCACAACAGTTTCGCAATCCAGCAAATCCGAAAATTCATCGCGAGACAACCGCTGAAGAGATTTGGGCAGATACGGATGGTGAAGTTGATATTCTCGTCGCTGGCGTCGGCACAGGCGGGACACTTACTGGCGTTGCTGAAGTCATTAAAGCACGTAAACCGAGTTTTCAAGCGATCGCGGTAGAACCTATCGCTAGCCCAGTTCTTTCTGGTGGTAATCCAGGCGGACACAAAATTCAAGGAATCGGTGCAGGATTCATTCCAGAAATTTTACGTACCGACTTAATTGATGAAATCATCACGGTCAAAGATGATGATGCTATGAATTATGGTCGCCGTTTAGCACGCGAAGAAGGATTGCTCTCAGGTATTTCTTCTGGTGCGGCTCTAGCAGCGGCAATTCGAGTTGCAAAACGCCCCGAAAACGAGGGGAAATTGATCGTCATGATTCAACCGAGCTTTGGCGAACGCTATTTGAGTACAGCAATGTTTCGCGAAGATCTTGCAGAAACCCCTGCTTTGGCGGGAATTGGCGCTGATAAATAA
- the cysH gene encoding phosphoadenosine phosphosulfate reductase, protein MLLQDVAVDTTQSFDLDKLNQRFAEVHPINILGWCLENLRPGLVQSSAFNVNGMAIMHMLYQIEPDPPVPVLFLDTLHHFPETLELVRDAQKLYKLDLHVYRVPDVDSRESFAARYGEALWEKDFEKYHYLTKVEPLQRGLRELGATAWITGRRRDQSSTRSHTPIFERDKHGRLKVNPLACWTRQDVWKYVMRHNVLYNPLHDRGYPSIGDEPTTTPVNAGEDERAGRWRGMGKTECGIHL, encoded by the coding sequence ATGCTCCTTCAAGATGTCGCAGTAGATACAACACAAAGTTTTGATTTAGACAAACTGAATCAGCGCTTTGCCGAAGTTCATCCAATTAATATCCTGGGGTGGTGCCTAGAAAATTTGCGTCCTGGGTTAGTTCAAAGTAGCGCTTTTAACGTTAATGGTATGGCAATTATGCATATGCTGTACCAAATCGAGCCCGATCCTCCAGTACCAGTTTTATTTCTAGATACGCTACACCATTTTCCAGAAACTTTGGAGCTTGTCCGCGACGCCCAAAAGCTTTACAAGTTAGATCTACACGTGTATCGAGTTCCTGATGTCGATTCGCGGGAAAGCTTCGCGGCGCGCTACGGAGAAGCGCTGTGGGAAAAAGATTTTGAGAAATACCATTATTTAACGAAAGTTGAGCCACTTCAGCGGGGCTTGCGTGAATTAGGTGCAACAGCTTGGATTACCGGAAGACGCCGCGATCAATCGTCAACGCGATCGCATACTCCAATTTTTGAACGCGATAAACACGGACGACTGAAAGTTAACCCCTTAGCCTGTTGGACGCGCCAAGATGTGTGGAAGTATGTCATGAGACACAACGTGCTTTACAATCCATTACACGATCGCGGCTATCCAAGTATTGGCGACGAACCAACAACAACGCCAGTAAATGCAGGTGAAGACGAACGCGCAGGGCGCTGGCGAGGTATGGGGAAAACTGAATGCGGTATTCATTTGTAA
- a CDS encoding selenium-binding family protein has product MSNHNHACCGPGYASPAAAIQAEREKLLYTIALYTGTGIEEPDYLATIDVDPNSPTYSQVIHRLPMPYIGDELHHFGWNACSSCHGDASKSRRFLVVPGQRSSRIYIIDVAEERSPKIHKVIEPEEIIQKTNLTAPHTVHCLADGHVMISMLGDSEGNAPGGFLLLNADFEIAGRWELSSGMNFNYDFWYQPRHNVMVSSEWGAPKTYYPGFDLDDVTNGNYGRHLHFWDWSQHKIIQSVDLGQEGLIPLEVRFHHDPDSTHGFVGAALSSNVWHWHKPNGQWQVEKVIDVPPVEIEGWAIPVPSLITDILISMSDRYLYFSNWLHGDIRQYDISDPSHPKLTGQVWCGGLLGKGGEVQGRKLQGGPQMLQLSLDGKRLYVTNSLFSTWDNQFYPDLAKSGSYMLQIDCDTENGGLKINEDFYVDFGKEPAGPARAHEMRYPGGDCTSDIWI; this is encoded by the coding sequence ATGAGCAATCACAATCATGCTTGTTGCGGACCAGGTTACGCGTCGCCAGCAGCTGCAATCCAAGCCGAACGCGAAAAATTACTTTATACGATCGCGCTCTACACAGGGACAGGAATCGAAGAACCTGACTACTTAGCAACGATCGACGTCGATCCTAACTCTCCGACCTATTCGCAAGTGATTCATCGCTTGCCGATGCCGTATATTGGTGACGAATTGCATCATTTTGGTTGGAATGCTTGCAGTTCGTGTCATGGCGATGCGAGTAAATCGCGGCGCTTTTTGGTAGTTCCTGGTCAAAGATCGAGTCGAATTTATATTATCGATGTTGCCGAGGAGCGATCGCCCAAAATCCACAAAGTCATTGAACCTGAAGAAATTATCCAAAAGACGAATCTAACCGCGCCGCATACAGTACATTGCTTAGCAGACGGTCACGTGATGATTTCGATGTTGGGCGACAGCGAAGGTAATGCGCCTGGTGGTTTTTTATTACTCAACGCGGATTTTGAAATTGCAGGACGCTGGGAACTCTCCTCAGGAATGAACTTCAACTATGACTTTTGGTATCAACCGCGCCATAACGTCATGGTTAGCAGCGAGTGGGGCGCGCCAAAAACGTATTACCCTGGCTTTGACCTTGACGATGTCACCAATGGTAACTACGGTCGTCACCTACACTTTTGGGATTGGTCGCAGCATAAAATCATCCAAAGTGTAGATTTAGGTCAGGAAGGGTTAATTCCGTTAGAAGTTCGGTTTCATCACGATCCTGATAGTACCCATGGCTTTGTCGGCGCAGCACTCAGTAGTAATGTATGGCATTGGCACAAACCAAACGGACAATGGCAGGTCGAGAAAGTGATTGATGTTCCGCCGGTCGAGATCGAAGGTTGGGCAATTCCTGTACCGTCGCTGATTACAGATATTCTCATTTCCATGAGCGATCGCTATTTGTATTTCTCCAACTGGCTGCATGGTGACATTCGTCAGTATGACATTAGCGATCCATCACACCCCAAACTGACAGGACAAGTTTGGTGCGGTGGCTTGCTGGGTAAAGGTGGTGAAGTTCAAGGACGTAAGCTTCAAGGTGGACCGCAAATGCTGCAGTTAAGTCTTGACGGTAAGCGGCTTTACGTCACCAACTCGCTATTTAGCACCTGGGATAATCAATTTTATCCAGACTTAGCAAAAAGTGGTTCGTATATGTTGCAGATTGACTGCGACACCGAAAACGGCGGTCTAAAAATTAATGAAGACTTTTATGTAGACTTTGGTAAAGAACCCGCAGGTCCCGCACGCGCGCACGAGATGCGCTACCCTGGAGGCGATTGCACTTCGGATATTTGGATCTAG
- a CDS encoding transketolase: protein MTASTQAAKLATPDFCEGIQYFGEMLPEFETYGREAAIASGNTSISDPEDPAVVFQTLLAADALRYLTLQITASKASGHPGGFASQVEAFAALVMLGHKNIVTEVGHHAPGFYSAMFLDRSLEDMGIETVQQLRDRFREHHGLLGHLSGYIPGILSPAGPLGQGQHFAMAAARLHPDKLFPVTIGDGGLGEPYIMSSMAHFHTAYPGMTNFLPVLVWNGFSQEHHSMVSTQSNEQMMTYWHGNGFEEVVLVDAKDFDDQDQPGNYVDSTAFSFKQRLAFTKAVLIAADEAAKSALSGTRTVLIIKQLKGAGVHARGAKSHNLYAMHTLDNPDIVKALQARALAPEAWQLVRTNFERAGGGPASRVVVTESVLELPEIKDLPLEEYPIGGDPKVATTAMGRLVGKVGECDRNFLVTNADGNEASGIANINQALKIIHPTEDPLYNQKPGGQVYEPLSEDACAGLAAGSALMGSRTLWCSYESFAINGLPIWQTVTQAMAELRRPTPSTVTLFTAGALEQGRNGWTHQRPEVEAYFAAMMRNGNVFPIFPPDANSIQVAYEWALTTKNKGIVITASKSPLPIRTTFAQGRKAIEDGAIALQEASGSKTVVFAVVGDMVLLPVLEAASALAVQEVGVRVVSVVNPRRLYRPSDVAWDSCAEPDGDFLDDAEFEKLFGGDALIGVTAGASGMLEPIMLRSTAKRDTFAWKRGETTASPAELMALNGLTAENFVKRAMELVS, encoded by the coding sequence ATGACGGCATCGACGCAAGCGGCAAAGTTAGCAACTCCAGATTTCTGCGAGGGAATTCAGTATTTTGGAGAAATGCTGCCCGAATTTGAAACTTATGGTAGAGAAGCCGCGATCGCCTCTGGTAATACGTCGATTAGCGATCCTGAAGATCCAGCAGTAGTTTTTCAAACGCTACTTGCTGCTGATGCGCTGCGTTATCTAACGTTACAAATTACAGCAAGCAAAGCTTCAGGACATCCAGGCGGATTTGCCAGTCAAGTCGAAGCGTTTGCCGCACTAGTCATGCTAGGACACAAAAACATTGTCACCGAAGTGGGACATCACGCCCCAGGCTTTTATAGTGCGATGTTCCTCGACCGATCGCTGGAAGATATGGGTATCGAAACAGTACAACAACTGCGCGATCGCTTTCGCGAACATCACGGCTTACTCGGGCACTTATCCGGTTACATTCCAGGAATTCTCTCACCCGCGGGTCCGTTAGGACAAGGGCAACACTTTGCAATGGCAGCTGCGCGACTGCATCCTGACAAACTGTTTCCTGTAACAATTGGCGACGGTGGATTAGGCGAACCTTACATTATGAGCAGTATGGCGCATTTCCATACGGCGTATCCAGGCATGACGAACTTTTTACCCGTGCTGGTGTGGAATGGGTTTAGCCAAGAGCATCATAGTATGGTTTCCACGCAGTCGAACGAGCAAATGATGACTTATTGGCACGGTAACGGCTTTGAAGAAGTTGTGCTAGTCGATGCCAAAGACTTTGACGACCAAGACCAACCAGGAAATTATGTAGATAGTACCGCGTTTTCCTTCAAGCAACGGTTAGCGTTTACCAAAGCAGTGTTAATCGCCGCTGACGAAGCCGCCAAATCGGCATTAAGTGGAACGCGCACAGTACTCATTATCAAACAATTAAAAGGTGCTGGAGTCCACGCACGAGGCGCAAAATCGCACAACCTCTATGCCATGCACACGCTGGATAATCCAGATATTGTCAAGGCGCTGCAAGCCCGCGCCTTAGCCCCAGAAGCTTGGCAACTGGTACGCACCAACTTTGAACGTGCGGGAGGAGGTCCGGCGAGTCGCGTTGTCGTGACAGAATCGGTTTTAGAATTACCAGAAATTAAAGACTTACCCTTAGAAGAATACCCTATAGGCGGCGATCCGAAAGTGGCAACAACCGCGATGGGACGATTGGTAGGGAAAGTCGGCGAATGCGATCGCAACTTCTTGGTGACGAATGCGGATGGTAACGAAGCGTCGGGAATTGCCAATATCAACCAAGCCTTAAAAATCATTCACCCGACCGAAGACCCGCTGTACAATCAAAAACCTGGCGGACAAGTTTACGAACCACTCAGCGAAGATGCTTGCGCAGGTTTAGCCGCAGGTTCTGCACTGATGGGTAGCCGCACGTTGTGGTGTTCCTACGAATCTTTTGCGATCAATGGTTTACCGATTTGGCAAACTGTGACACAAGCAATGGCAGAATTACGTCGCCCCACACCTTCAACAGTAACTTTATTTACGGCTGGCGCATTAGAACAAGGGCGTAACGGTTGGACGCACCAACGCCCAGAAGTGGAAGCATATTTTGCCGCGATGATGCGCAATGGTAATGTCTTTCCCATCTTCCCTCCTGATGCTAACTCTATTCAAGTTGCCTACGAGTGGGCGTTGACAACGAAGAATAAAGGTATTGTCATCACCGCAAGTAAGTCACCCTTACCAATTCGCACCACGTTTGCACAAGGAAGAAAAGCAATAGAAGATGGCGCGATCGCGCTACAAGAAGCCTCTGGAAGTAAAACTGTTGTGTTTGCCGTTGTTGGTGATATGGTATTGCTACCAGTGTTAGAAGCTGCGTCGGCGCTTGCTGTCCAAGAAGTCGGCGTACGAGTTGTATCGGTTGTCAATCCTCGTCGCTTGTATCGTCCGAGTGATGTGGCGTGGGATAGCTGCGCTGAACCTGATGGCGATTTCCTTGATGATGCAGAATTTGAAAAGTTATTCGGTGGCGATGCTTTAATTGGGGTAACGGCAGGTGCGAGCGGAATGCTCGAACCAATCATGCTGCGCAGTACCGCTAAACGCGACACGTTTGCTTGGAAACGCGGAGAAACAACGGCTAGCCCTGCGGAGCTTATGGCACTCAATGGCTTAACTGCGGAGAATTTTGTGAAACGTGCGATGGAATTAGTGAGTTAG